A region of the Gemmatimonadota bacterium genome:
GCGCTGGGGCCGCGTCTGGGGAAAAATATGAAGGTGGCTGCGGGAAAGATTGCGGGTCTCGGCTTTGAAGAGATCCAATCGCTGCGCGACGGCCACGCGCTGACATTGGATCTGGATGGTGCGGAGCCTTTAGATCTCACGGTGGATGATATTTTGATCCAGCGCGAAGAGAAAGAAGATATGGCTGTGGCCAATGAAGGCGATATTACGGTGGCGCTGGATTTGCACAGGGATGAAAATTTAGTACGCGAAGGTCTGGCGCGCGAGATCGTCCATGTGATTCAAAATATCCGCAAGGATAAGGGGCTGGATGTTTCAGACCGGATCACTGTGACATATATGGATAATGGCAATTCTCTGGCACCTGCTTTCGACCAGTTTCGAGATTATATCATGGGTGAGACGCTCTGTACGAGATTGGTTCGCGTAGATGAGGTGGATGGCGATGCGGTTGATCTCGAAGGCCAGACCGTGCGGTTTCTCGTCGAGAAAAACAGTGCGTCATAAAATTAGCAACTCGGTGTACAACTGGTTCAGGTCGGTCCATCAACGGCGTTATTCAGCACTGACATTTCTTCACCGAAAGGACTATGATGCAAGATCACGCACGGGTCGTTATCATCGGTGCCGGTATCGCCGGAACCAGCGTCGCCTACCACCTTGGGCAACTGGGGTGGAAGGACATTATGGTCCTGGAAAAGGGGCCGCTGTTCAAAACCGGCGGCTCGACCTCCCACGCCCCCGGCCTCGTTTTCCAGGTCAATGTCTCGCGCCTGATGTCTGTTTTTGCACGCGAGACGACCCAACTCTACCAACGCCTCAGTCCACCCGACGGCGAGCCATTGTGGTTTGAGGTCGGAGGATTGGAAGTAGCGACGACGCTCGAGCGGTTCGACGACCTCAAGCGCAAGGTCGGGGCTGGCCGGGCCTGGGGCATTGATACCGGTTTGCTCGGTCCGGACGAGGTCCGCGAAAAAATCCCGCTGTTGACCGACCCGATTTACGGTGCCCTGTACACGCCTAGCGATGGTATTGCACGGGCCTGGCAACTGGCCGAGACCATGGCCGAGCACGCCCAGGCTGGCGGGGCTGCACGGTTTTATGGAAATACCACAGTAACCGGCATTGACGTGGTCGAAGGTCGCGTGGTTGCGGTGCATACTGATCGCGGGCATATCCGCACCGAGGCCATCGTCTGCGCGGCCGGGATATGGGGGCGCCTGATCGGTCAGATGGCCGGTGTCTCCCTGCCGCTGGTGCCTTTTTGCCACCTGTACGCCGAAACAGCCCCCTTGCCCGAACTCGCTGGGGAAACCATGCAGTACCGGCACCCCATCCTCCGCCATCAGGATCGGGCGATCTACTGTCGGCAAGAGGGCGAGGCGTACCTGGTCGGTTCCTACGATCACGAGCCTTTGCGCGTCGAGCCAGAGAATATCGAATCACACGAGGAAGCTCCCGTGATGCCTTCCATGCGGCCCTGGTCGGCCGCAGCCTTCCGCGAGGGGATGATCTCGGCCAGCAAACTGCTGCCAGCACTTGATCGAGCCGCACTATCCCGCAAGGTCAACGGCCTGTTGCTGTTTACACCAGACGGAATGCCCGTGCTCGGCGAGGCCCCTCAGGTCAAGGGGTTTTGGTCGGCCGAGGCGGTGTGGATCACGCATGCTGGTGGTGCTGGCAAGGCGGTCGCCGAGTGGATGGCAAACGGTCAGCCAACCATGGATTTGCGCCACGCCGACCTCGCCCGCTTCCTTCCCTACCAGCGTACCACATCCTACGTCGTCCAGCGCAGTACGCAGCAATACCGCGAGGTTTACGACATCATTCATCCGGCCCAGCCTATAGACGCCCCGCGCGGCCTGCGCCTCCTCCTGTGCCACCAACGCTATCGGGAACTGGGGGCCGTCTTTGTCGAAAGCGCGGGATGGGAACGGCCTCAGTGGTTTGAGACCAACGCGGTTCCCATTGACCACAGCCACACCCGCAGCGGTTGGGCGGCGCGTTTTTGGTCGCCGATCATCGGCACAGAGCATCTCGCCGTCCGCGAGCGCGTGGGGCTTTTTGACCTGACCCCGTTTGCCAAATTTCGCGTATCCGGGCCGGGGGCTCTGGCGTTCTTGGACTATTTGGCCGCCAACCGCATGGATCAACCCCAGGGCTGCATTACCTACACTTCAATGCTCACGCCGCAGGGAGGCATCCAGTGCGACCTGACCGTAACACGCCTTGCCGACGATCAATTCCTCATCGTCACAGGCGGCAGCACCGCCGAGCGCGACAAGGCGTGGATCCGCCGTTACATGCCCACAGATGGCTCGGTTGTCCTGTGCGATGAGAGTAGCCGCTGGTGTTGTATAGGCGTTTGGGGTCCCAGGGCGCGCGAACTACTGCGTCGCACTACCGACGCCGATGTGTCTGACCGCGCATTTCCCTACCTGACCGCGCGGCATCTCGACATCGGCGCGATTCCGGTCCTCGCTTTGCGGATTTCCTATGTCGGCGAACTCGGCTGGGAACTTTACGCGCCGTTCGAGTTTGGGCAAGCCCTGTGGGATGAGCTCTGGCAAGCCGGTCAGCCCCACGGCGCAATTGCCGCCGGGCTGGGGGCTTTTGACTCCCTGAGGCTCGAAAAGGGCTATCGGCTTTGGGGAAACGAACTCCACACAGAGTACAATCCGCTGGAGGCCGGGCTTTCTTTTGCGGTGAGGATGGAGAAGGGGGACTTCATTGGTCGGGCAGCTCTTGCCAGGGCTCGTGAGCAAGGTCCGGCGCAAAAACTCTGCTGTCTGACCCTTGACGTACCCAACGCGGTGGTGATGGGGAACGAGCCGATTTGGATCAACGGTCGCATAGGCGGTTATGTCACCAGTGCCAATTACGGCTACTCCATTGACCGCGGTATCGCCTACGGTTATCTGCCGGTGCAACACGCCCGCGTGGGAACCCAGGTGGAGATCGAATACTTTGGCGAGTCTTTTCCAGCCACGGTCGCCTCCGAACCCTTGTGGGACCCGCAGATGACGCGCCTCAAGTGCTGAGAACCTGGCATGCTGAAAAAAAATAATACGCCCCCGAAAGGAAGGCGTATTATTGTCTCTGGTGATTGGAGCATCCTGTTAGTTGACGTAATCGCGGCCTTTGCGCTGCGCCACTTCGCGGATGTTGGGGTTTACCGATGGGCGGAAGGGCACCTCGACGACCTCGGCGGACACCGCGCAGTCGCCGTATTCAGGGGGGAGGTGGACGCGCAGGGCTGTTCCGGTGGCCCGCATTTTCCAGGGTACATAAGCCAGCGCGATGTTGGTTTCCAGCTCGGGCGAAAACCACGGCGAGGTGACGTAGCCGACCGGATCGTCGCCTTCGGCGGCACTGATTAGCCAGAAGTCGTGGGCATAGTCTGTCACCGGCATTCCCCCGAAGGTGATCCCGACCAGTACATTGCGAAATGGAGGTTTCCCGGCTTCGATGGCCGCCCGTACCTCGTTGAGCTTTTGCTTGCCGATGTAGGAGGCCTGCTTTTTGCGCGGCACCTGGTAGCTGAGGTTGCACTGGAACGGCAGGGTTTCCTGGTCCATGTCCTGACCCCAGGAGAGGATGCCGGCAGCGATGCGTCGGTGATGAGCCGGGGCAATTACCATCAGTTGGTGTCGCTCGCCGATTTCGAGCAGCGTGTGCCACAG
Encoded here:
- a CDS encoding FAD-dependent oxidoreductase — its product is MQDHARVVIIGAGIAGTSVAYHLGQLGWKDIMVLEKGPLFKTGGSTSHAPGLVFQVNVSRLMSVFARETTQLYQRLSPPDGEPLWFEVGGLEVATTLERFDDLKRKVGAGRAWGIDTGLLGPDEVREKIPLLTDPIYGALYTPSDGIARAWQLAETMAEHAQAGGAARFYGNTTVTGIDVVEGRVVAVHTDRGHIRTEAIVCAAGIWGRLIGQMAGVSLPLVPFCHLYAETAPLPELAGETMQYRHPILRHQDRAIYCRQEGEAYLVGSYDHEPLRVEPENIESHEEAPVMPSMRPWSAAAFREGMISASKLLPALDRAALSRKVNGLLLFTPDGMPVLGEAPQVKGFWSAEAVWITHAGGAGKAVAEWMANGQPTMDLRHADLARFLPYQRTTSYVVQRSTQQYREVYDIIHPAQPIDAPRGLRLLLCHQRYRELGAVFVESAGWERPQWFETNAVPIDHSHTRSGWAARFWSPIIGTEHLAVRERVGLFDLTPFAKFRVSGPGALAFLDYLAANRMDQPQGCITYTSMLTPQGGIQCDLTVTRLADDQFLIVTGGSTAERDKAWIRRYMPTDGSVVLCDESSRWCCIGVWGPRARELLRRTTDADVSDRAFPYLTARHLDIGAIPVLALRISYVGELGWELYAPFEFGQALWDELWQAGQPHGAIAAGLGAFDSLRLEKGYRLWGNELHTEYNPLEAGLSFAVRMEKGDFIGRAALARAREQGPAQKLCCLTLDVPNAVVMGNEPIWINGRIGGYVTSANYGYSIDRGIAYGYLPVQHARVGTQVEIEYFGESFPATVASEPLWDPQMTRLKC